The DNA window ATGAGGCCTTCGCGGGAACCGAAGTGGTACGTGGCCGCCGACTTGTTGGACTGGTTCGCCGCGATCTGGACGTCCTTGAGCGTCAGTGCGGGCATGCCCCGTTCGGCGATGATCTGCTCGGCCGCGGCGAGCATCGCCTGCCGCGCGGTGGTCTGGGTCACACCGTCAATGTAAGGTCGCGTCCTTAAAGAGTCAACGGTGTTCCGAGTTCTGCGCACCTGTCGCAGGGCCGGGGGCCGGGGTGGGTCGGGTGCCGCGAGGCGCTAGCGGGAATCCCGGAACAGCGGGTCCCGCTTCTCCCGGCGGGCGAGTGTGGCCTCCTCGAAGTTGTCGGTGAGCAGCCGGATCAGGAGCTGGCCCAGCCCCTCCTGGTTCATGTGCTGCGCCATCGACGAGGCGTCCAGGCTCGACCACAGGGTCCGCTTGGTCAGCTCCACGCCCGGCCGGGAGAACTTCGCGATGCTCTGCGCGAGATCGAAGCACTCCTCGAGCAGGTCCTCGGCGGCGACGATGCGCGAGACCAACCCGATGCGGGCGGCCTCGTCGGCATCGACGTCGCGCCCGGTCAGCATGATCTCGAAGGCCCGCGACGACCCGATCGCCCGCGGCAGCAGGTAGCTCAGCCCCAGCTCGCTGGCCGTGAGGCCGTTGTTGATCCCGGCGGCGCGGAAGTACGCCCCGGGTGCCGCGAGCCGGATGTCCGCGGCCATCGACAGGCAGAATCCGCCGCCGATCGCCGCCCCGTTGATCGCCGCGATCACCGGTTGGTGCATCCGGCGCAGTGTCAGCACGACGTCGTCGAGCATCTCCATCGACCGCAGCGCGATGGACGGCCGGGTGAGACCGTCGATGTGGGGTGGGGCGCCGGCGGACGTCTGGTCGGCGCCCGAACAGAATCCGCGCCCCGCGCCGGTGATCACGACGGCGCGCACCGAGTTGTCGTTGCTGATGGCCTCGAGCGACTCGCGGAACGGCACCATGACGTCGAACGCCATCGCGTTCATCCGCTCGGGACGATCGAGGGTCACCAGGGCGACGTGCTCGCGGGGACGTTCGACGACGATGAAGCTCAAGGGAACTCCTCGGGGCAGGGCGGCCGATGTGCGCCGACCCTACGCCGCGGGAGCGTCCGATGTGCCCCGTTCGCGGGCGTCACCCGGGCAGTGGCGCGTCCGCCTCGTCCGTGACCGACGCCTTGCGTGCCCGTCGTCGTGAATTGAGCAGCCCCAGCGCGAGAATGACGAGGAACAGCACGACGGTGGAGATCAACTGTTCCCGGGCGTCCGCATCGAACGCCATCAGCACGACGAAGGCGGCCAGCAGCGCCAGCGTGAGGTAACTCAGGTACGGGAACAGCCACATCCGCACCGTCAGCTTGCCCTCGCGTTCGAGCTTCGGCCGCAGACGCAGGTGCGCGACCACGATGAACACCCAGATCACCAGGAGGGCGGCGCCGACGGCGTTGAGCAGGATCCCGAGCAGGGAGTCCGGCAGCAGCCAGTTCAGCAGCACACTGACGAACCCGAAGAGCACCGACAGCACCACCGCGTTGGTGGGCACCCCCGTCTTCGAGAGCTTGGCCAGCGCGGCGGGACCGTCGCCACGGCGGGCGAGCGAGAACGCCATGCGGGAGGTGCCGTAGACGTTCGCGTTGAACGCCGACAGGAGCGCGACGACGACCACGAGTTCCATCAGCCCGGAGACGTACGGGATGTTCGCCTTGTCGAGGACGGCGACGAACGGGCCGTCCTGCAGGCTCGGGTCGTCCCACGGCAGGAGGAAGACCATGATGGCGATGGCGCCGATGTAGAAGACGCTGATCCGCCACACGACGCTGCGGACCGCGACGGCGATCGCGCGTTCGGGATCCCGGGACTCGGCGGCCGCGATGGTGACGATCTCGATGCCACCGAACGCGAACGCCACCACGAGCAGCCCGGCGGCGACGCCGGCGAAGCCGTTGGGCATGAACCCGCCCTCGCCGAGGAAGTGCGTGAAGCCGACGGGGTCGGTGTCCGGTAGGAGCCCGAAGACGAGCAGGAAGCCGACGACGAGGAAGCCGATGATCGCGGCGACCTTGAGGGCCGCGAACCAGAACTCGAACTCGCCGAAGTTGCTCACCTTCGCCAGATTGACGACGGCGAAGAACGTGACGAACACCAGCGCGACCACCCATTGGGGGACGCCGGGCAGCCAGTCGTTCACGATCGCGGACGCGCCGGTGATCTCGGCGCCCAGCACCATGATCAGCATGAACCAGTACAGCCAGCCCATGACGAAGCCGGCCCACTCGCCGATACCGATGCGGGCGTAGTGCGAGAACGATCCGCTCGCGGGGAGCGCGGCGCCCATCTCGCCGAGCATCCGCATGACGCAGACCACCACGAAGCCCGCGATGAGGTACGAGACGAGAACCGCGGGGCCCGCCTTCGCGATCCCGACGCCGGTGCCCAGGAAGAGCCCGGCACCGATGGCCGACCCGAGGCCCATCATCGTGAGATGACGGACCTTCAGGCCGTGCCCGAGCGCGGAGGTGTCGCTGGTGCTCACTAGTCGTTCGCGTGAAGAGCTGCGTTCAGTTCCACACCGGTGCCCTTCCACGGCACCACCTCGACGGCGCCGGAAACGGAGTTCCGGCGGAACAGGATGTTCGACTTGCCACTGAGGTCGGCGGCCTTGACGACGGTGCCGTCGGGGCCGGTGACCTTGGTGCCGGCGGTGAGGTAGAGACCCGCCTCGACCACGCAGTCGTCGCCGAGCGAGATGCCCAGGCCGGCGTTGGCGCCCAGCAGGCAGCGCTCGCCGACGGAGATGACCTGCTTGCCGCCGCCCGAGAGCGTGCCCATGATCGAGGCGCCGCCACCGACGTCCGAGCCGTCACCGACGACGACGCCGGCCGAGATGCGGCCCTCGACCATCGAGCTGCCGAGCGTGCCGGCGTTGAAGTTCACGAAGCCCTCGTGCATCACGGTGGTGCCGCTCGCGAGGTGCGCGCCCAGACGGACACGGTCGGCGTCGGCGATGCGTACGCCGGCCGGGACGACGTAGTCGACCATGCGGGGGAACTTGTCGACGCCGAACACCGTGACGACACCGCGAATCCGCAGGCGCGAACGCACCAGCTCGAAGCCGTCGACCGCGCACGGACCGAAGTTGGTCCACACCACGTTCGCGAGCAGACCGAACTGGCCGTCGA is part of the Rhodococcus sp. SGAir0479 genome and encodes:
- a CDS encoding enoyl-CoA hydratase — encoded protein: MSFIVVERPREHVALVTLDRPERMNAMAFDVMVPFRESLEAISNDNSVRAVVITGAGRGFCSGADQTSAGAPPHIDGLTRPSIALRSMEMLDDVVLTLRRMHQPVIAAINGAAIGGGFCLSMAADIRLAAPGAYFRAAGINNGLTASELGLSYLLPRAIGSSRAFEIMLTGRDVDADEAARIGLVSRIVAAEDLLEECFDLAQSIAKFSRPGVELTKRTLWSSLDASSMAQHMNQEGLGQLLIRLLTDNFEEATLARREKRDPLFRDSR
- a CDS encoding amino acid permease — encoded protein: MMGLGSAIGAGLFLGTGVGIAKAGPAVLVSYLIAGFVVVCVMRMLGEMGAALPASGSFSHYARIGIGEWAGFVMGWLYWFMLIMVLGAEITGASAIVNDWLPGVPQWVVALVFVTFFAVVNLAKVSNFGEFEFWFAALKVAAIIGFLVVGFLLVFGLLPDTDPVGFTHFLGEGGFMPNGFAGVAAGLLVVAFAFGGIEIVTIAAAESRDPERAIAVAVRSVVWRISVFYIGAIAIMVFLLPWDDPSLQDGPFVAVLDKANIPYVSGLMELVVVVALLSAFNANVYGTSRMAFSLARRGDGPAALAKLSKTGVPTNAVVLSVLFGFVSVLLNWLLPDSLLGILLNAVGAALLVIWVFIVVAHLRLRPKLEREGKLTVRMWLFPYLSYLTLALLAAFVVLMAFDADAREQLISTVVLFLVILALGLLNSRRRARKASVTDEADAPLPG
- the dapD gene encoding 2,3,4,5-tetrahydropyridine-2,6-dicarboxylate N-succinyltransferase; its protein translation is MSAQGASAVGVANVTESGTVLDTWYPAPELGEYEDNGTVALEGTDIPSDLALLAGHDEAREVKQVVVRTTIADLSAPPVDAHDVYLRLHLLSHRLVQPHGVNLDGQFGLLANVVWTNFGPCAVDGFELVRSRLRIRGVVTVFGVDKFPRMVDYVVPAGVRIADADRVRLGAHLASGTTVMHEGFVNFNAGTLGSSMVEGRISAGVVVGDGSDVGGGASIMGTLSGGGKQVISVGERCLLGANAGLGISLGDDCVVEAGLYLTAGTKVTGPDGTVVKAADLSGKSNILFRRNSVSGAVEVVPWKGTGVELNAALHAND